The Acidimicrobiales bacterium sequence TGTCGTTGAGGATCGTGAGCTGGTCGGGGCCGTCGGCGACGGTGACGTGGATGTCGTGCAGTTGGAGTGTCATGGGTCCTCAGGGCTGGGAGGTGAGGGCGATGGCGGGATCGACGCGGGTGATGCGTCGGAGCGCGACGAGGCTTCCGAGCATCCCGGCGACGATGAGCAGGACGGCGGAGGAGATCAGTGATCCGGCTTCGAGTCGGAACGGCACCTCGCCGCCGATGAGTGAACCGGCTGCGACCGCGACGGCCATCCCGAGCGCGGTGGCGGTGGTGATGATGATTGCGAGCTGGCCGAGCGCGTCTCGCACGACATAGCTCGTCGAGGCGCCGAGTGCCTTCAACAGGCCGATCTGGTGGGTGCGTTGCACGGTCCAGACGGTGAAGAACGCGCCGACCACCAGCGCGGAGATGAGGACGAGGAACGTCCGGATCAACGACATGGTGGCACTCTCGGCCGCGAAGCCTGGTGAGCCGTCGTAGGCACCGGCCTTGGTGTAGAGGTCCATGCCGCTCTCGTCGGCGATGGCTTGGAGATCGACGTCTCCCGGGTCGCGCAGCGCGACGGCGTTGAACCGGTCGCGGTGGTTCTCCCCGTAGACGAGGTTCTGCCAGGTGTCGAGCGAGGTGAACGCGAGCGACACGTGGCCGTAGGAGCCGCCATAGGTGAAGCCGAGCACCGGGAGCGTGATGTCGGGCCCGACCACGGTCAGCTCGTCTCCGATCTCGATGCCCTCGTCGGCGAACGCGTCGCTGAGCACCAGACCCCCTGCTTCGAGTGCGTCGTCGCCTCGTTCGTCGGCAGCGAGGAAGCTTCCCGGTGGGGTGCCGAGCAGTGCCAGGTCCACCGTTGCGCCGTCGGGGGTGCGGGCGTTAAAGAACGACAGGCCGACCGGCGCCGCATCGTCTCCGAGGCGGTCCTGCCAGGGTGCGAGCTGGTCGGGGCCGAGGCTGGACCGACTGAACTCCGAGCCTGAGCCCTCTTGGAACGCCACGTGGGTCAGAGGGAGTCGTCGCAGGCCCGAGATGCCGTCGTCGACGAGGCCGGTTGCCAGGCCGGACAGCAGGCCGGCCAGCAGCGACACCAGGGCGATGACCGCACCGACGAGCGCGAAGCGGCCACGGGCGACGAGCAGATCTCGCAGGGCGAGGTACACGGGCGAACCTTTCAGCGATAGGACGGAACGTGCTACGCATCGTGGCGGCGACCGCGGCAGATCGACATCAACCCGGGTGTTGGTCGCGAACCATCCGAAAGGATGACCCTGCGCAAGGCGTGGGGGGCTGGGCCGTTCGTAGGCTGGATCGAGTGGTTGACGACGAAGCTGGGGTCGCTGGGCAGAACAGGTCGCTGCGCATGCTGCGAGTGGTCCAGCACGTGCTGTTCACGGCCATGGTCGCGCTCGGATTGCTCCGGTCCGCGTTCGATACTGGGGTCACGGCGGGCGAAGCGACCATGGGTGCCGCCCTCCTCGGCTGGTACTGGGCGGGCTGGGCGGCGGCCCGGCGGTGGCGGCGACCCTCGCCACGGACGTGGCTCGCCACGGTGAGCGGCTTGTGCCTTGCTGCGGTGTGGGTCTCGCCTGACTTCGCCTGGGTGTCCTTCGCCGTGTTCGTCGCGTTCGCCACCACGCTCGCACCGGGCCCGGCGGTTGCCGCCATCGTGGCCATGGCAGCGGGGACCGGTGCGATCTTGGTCGGCCGCTGGCCCGATGATGGGCACTGGGCGGCGCAGATCGTCGGTCCGCTGGTCGGTGCTGCGGCTGCCGGCGCGCTCGTCGCCGTCGGCCGCGTCGCCGCCTCTGAGACTGCCGAGCGCCAACAGCTTCTCGATGAGCTCCTCGCCACCCGTGACGACCTGGCCCGAGCGAACCTCGCAGCTGGGGCCAGGGAGGAACGAGAGCGTCTCACGGGCGAGATCCACGACACCCTGGCCCAGGGATTCACCTCCGTGGTGATGGCCGCTCGGCGGGCACGCCGAGCGTTGGAGGACGACAAGGCCGCTGCCGCGGTCGCCGAGGTCGACCACATCGAGGAGTTGGGCCATGCCGGCATCGAGGCGGCTCGGCGTCTCATGGGCGCCATGGCACCCGTCGAGCTCGATGATCGCACTCTCCGTTCGGCCCTGGCGCTGCTGACAGTCCCCGACCCGCGAAGCGGTTCACCGGTCATCGACATCCGTTTCGACGGGGATGATGAGCCCCTGCCGGTCGAGATCGAAGGAGCGCTCCTGCGGATAGCCCAAGAAGCGCTGACCAACGCACGTCGTCACGCGCAGGCCCACCGGGTGGTCGTCACCCTCACCTGTCAACCCTCGACGGTGAGCCTCGACATCGTCGATGACGGCGCGGGGTTCGACGCGGATGCCGTCGCTGGCCGAGGGTTCGGGCTCTCCAGTATGCGCGCCCGGGCCCAACAGCTGGGCGGAACGCTGCACGTGGATGCTGAGCCGGGCCGCGGCTCGACCATCAACGCGACGATCCCGCTCCCACACGGGTCAGGAACACGATGATCCGCATCGTGGTTGTCGACGACCACCCTGTCGTGCGTGCCGGGCTGCGCACGGTCCTCGACGCAGCGGACGACATCGACGTCGTGGGCGAGGCGCACGACCACGACACTGCGGTCTCCACGATCACAGAGCTCGAACCCGACGTCGTGGTGCTCGACGTGCACCTTGGAGCCGGTCCGAGTGGACTCGACGTGCTGCGAGAGGTCCAACGATCCCAGGCCCGCCCGCGCGTGCTGGTCGTCACCGTCTTCGACAACGACATCGACATCGATGCGGCGATCGAGGGCGGTGCCGCCGGGTACGTCCTCAAAGATGCGCCCGAAGTCGACCTGATCAGCGCCGTTCGGGCCGTCGCCGCCGGCCACCAGCCCCTCGATCCCCGAGTAGCCGCCAGAGTCGTGACCAGGTCGGTGCGCAACCCCGACGTCCCCTCGCCACGAGAACTGGAAGTTCTCGCTGCGGTTGCCGACGGTCTTGACAACGCCACCATCGCCCGCGACCTCTACATCAGCCAGGCCACGGTCAAGACCCACCTGGCCAGCGTGTTCGCCAAGCTCGGTGTCGTCTCCCGCACCGGTGCGGTCGCCGAGGCACGCCGCCGGGGTCATTTGCGGTGAACCGCGCGCATCGACGCGGTGGGCACCGCCCGCGACCTGCACTTCGCCACCAACCCGAGAAAGTGCCGGCCATGCTGGGACTCAGTGGCAGATCCCGTTCGACAGTCTGACGTGAACCGCCTGGGTCTGATGGAGGCTCGGACGTGTGCGCATTGGGAGGGCCCTCTGGGGACGGCCGTCGGTGGGGCCGGGGAACGCCCGACCGGCCGAATGGGTCGCAAGCCGCTCCAGTCCGTCCGTCGCAATTTCCGAATGATGATTCGGATAAGATTGGCCTCATGAATGCGACGCATCCGATTGCAGCGCCGGCGCGACGGGGCCGGCCCCCGAAGGTGGGGCGCGATCAGATCGTGGATGCCGCAGCCCGAGCTGGCTTGGACTCGTTCACGATGCAGGGCCTGGCCGAGGACCTCGGAGTCTCGCCTGCCACCCTGTACTCCCACGTCGCTGGCCGCGACGAGGTCATCGGGTTGGTCGAGTCGAGGCTCGACCACGCGATCCGGGGGTTCGCGACCGAGGCTACGGAGTGGCGCGGCTGGCTTACCGACTTTGCAGGCCTGGTGCGCCGCGAGTTTGGTTCGTCAGCTTCGACGCTGCTGACCGCCAACCGTGACGAGGCGTCGATGCGCATCGACGTCGGCGAACCGGGCCTGCGGCTGTTGATGGCGGCCGGGTTCAGCTCGGTCGAAGCCGCCTACGCGGTGTGGCTCGTCGTTCGAGTCGCGGTCACCTCGTCGAGCGGTGCTGAGGCGAGCTTCTCCCGGTTCCTGGAGCCCACCGCCGAGCTGGTCGATGCCGCGGCAGACGCGGACACGTTCGCGGCGTTGCGTCAGGTGCACGACGACCTCACCACCTCCGACGTGCAGGACACCTTCGCGTTCGACCTGGAAGTCGTGTTGGACGGCATCGCCGCCCGCCTCGAACGAGCAGCAACAGGAGACTGACATGGACACCTCTACTCGCGCGCCCGCCGCCGACGCGTTCGCGCCGGCCCGGCTCGGCCCGCTGACGCTCCGCAACCGGATCATCAAGGCCGCGACCTTCGAGGGTGTGATGCCACGGGGCGCCGTCACCGACGAGCTGATCGATTTCCACACCGCCGTGGCCCGGGGCGGCGCCGCGCTCAGCACCGTGGCCTACTGCGCGGTGTCGATGGGGGGTCGGGTGAGCAGCGACACGATGGTGATGACCGAGTCGCTCATCGGTGACCTGCAGCGCCTCACCTCCGCGGTACACGCCGAGGGTGCGCTGGTGTCGGCACAACTCGGTCACGCCGGGCTCGTCGCCCAGTCCCAGTCGAGGCGCCACCCGAGCCTGGCCCCCTCTGGCCGGTTCAGCGCACCGGCGATGGGGTGGGTCAAGGGCGCGACCCGCCGGGACCTCGACGAGGTCGTGGCCGATTTCGAGCGCGCGGCCCGCGTCGCGATCGACGCCGGGTTCGACGCGCTCGAACTCCACCTCGCCCACAACTACCTGCTGAGCTCGTTCTTCAGCCCCAACCTGAACCGGCGCCGCGACGAGCTCGGCGGCAGCATCGAGAACCGCGCCACGTTTCCTCGACGGGTCGTCGACGCGGTACGAAGGGTTGCCGATGGCAAGGTGGCGGTGTTGGCGAAGTTCAACATGGCCGACGGCGTCGAGCGTGGCCTGTGGCTCGACGAGAGCCTGCAGTTCGCGCAGCTGCTCGAGCAGGACGGCGCGCTCGACGCGCTGGAGCTGACCGGCGGCAGCTCCCTGCTCAACGGCATGTACTACTTCCGCGGCGACGTTCCCCTCCGGGACTTCGCCGCCGCGCAGGGCCCCATCGTCGGGCTCGGCGTGCGCGCCTTCGGTCGCCGCATCCTCCCGGAGCTCCCGTTCGAGGAGGCGTTCTTCCTGCCGTTGGCGCGGCAGTTCCGTCGGGAGCTCGACATGCCGCTGATCCTGCTCGGTGGCATCAACGAACGGGCCACGATCGACGGTGCTCTCGCCGAGGGCTTCGAGTTCGTCGCCATGGCGCGGGCGCTCCTCCGGGAACCGGACCTGGTCAATCGGATGGCGACGTCGGCGAACGCGGTGGGGCTGTGCGTGCACTGCAACAAGTGCATGCCCACCATCTACGCCGGGACCCGCTGCGTCCTCGCGACCGATGCCAACCGGGAGGAATCGGCCCGATGAGGCGCCTCAGTGGACGCGTCGCAGTCGTCACCGGAGCGGGCAGCGGCATCGGCCGAGCCACCGCCATCGCGCTCGCCGAGCGAGGGTGCGCGATCGCGGCGATCGACGTGCGCCCCGACGGCGCCGAGGAAACCGCGGAGCAGGTCCGCTCGCTCGGCGCCCGGGCGAGCGTGCACCTCGCCGACGTGCGCGATCCGAAGCGCATGGACGAGCTCCCGACCGAGGTCGAGGGCTCGCTCGGTCCGTGCCAGATCCTGGTCAACAACGCCGGGGTGACCGCCGCCGGCGCGTTCACCGACGAGACCCTTGACGATCTGCGCTGGATCGTCGACATCAACGTGTGGGGCGTGGTGCACGGATGCCGTCCGTTCCTACCGATGCTGCAGCAGGCCAACGAGGCACACATCGTCAACATGTCGAGCATGGTCGGGCTCCTCGGTCTACCCCACAACGTGTCGTACTCGCTCACCAAGGGCGCGGTGCGTGCGTTCAGCGAGGCGCTGCGCGGGGAGCTGGTCACCACGCAGGTGGGGGTCACCGTGGTCTTCCCCGGCGCGATCCACACCAACATCACCGCCGGCGCGCGGGGCGGCCAGGCCGCTCGGCTCGCAGAGATGGGCCAGTCCCGTCTGGCGCCCTACGTCTTGCGGCCGCCGTCTGCGGTCGCTCGCAGGATCGTGTCGGCGATCGAACGTGACCGTGCACGTGTGGTGGTCGGGCCCGATGCCCACGTCGTGAGCGCACTCGCCCGGGTGCTGCCCGGCCGATCCGGCCTCGTCGGCCGTCTCACGAACCGTCTCGACCGATGATGTCGGACATGGACTTCCCCGCGTTCGCTGTCGCCTGCGGCGAGGAAGGCTCCGACCCGCTCGTCCTGCACGAGGGACAGGTCGTCCGCGTCGACCAGTACCGCGCCAGCGGACATCTCGAGCACCTGGATTCGGACCTCGCCGATGTCGCAGGACTCGGGGTTGAGGTGTGGCGCTACGGCATGCCGTGGCGCGAGACGGAGACCGCGCCTGGGGTCTTCGACTGGACGCTGTGGGACCGTGCGCTCGAGGGGTGTCGGCGCCACGGGCTCGACCCGGTGATCGACCTGTGCCACTTCGGGCTGCCCGACCACTACGGCGGGTTCTGCGACGACCGGTGGGTCGACGGCTTCGCCCGTTACGTCGAGGCGTTTCTGGCCCGCTATGCCGAGCCGCGCTGGTTCACGCCCGTAAACGAGCCGGGCATCACCGCCATGTTCTCCGCGCTGCTCGGCATGTGGAACGACCGCCGCGTCACCGCCGACGACTACTTCGTCGCGCTGGGCAACGTCGTGCTCGCGAACCTCGAGGCCCTGGCCCGCATCCGAGCCGACCGCGACGGCTGGTGGATCGGGTCCGAAGGGTTCGGCTGCGAGCTGTCCGACCCCGACGAC is a genomic window containing:
- a CDS encoding FtsX-like permease family protein, whose product is MYLALRDLLVARGRFALVGAVIALVSLLAGLLSGLATGLVDDGISGLRRLPLTHVAFQEGSGSEFSRSSLGPDQLAPWQDRLGDDAAPVGLSFFNARTPDGATVDLALLGTPPGSFLAADERGDDALEAGGLVLSDAFADEGIEIGDELTVVGPDITLPVLGFTYGGSYGHVSLAFTSLDTWQNLVYGENHRDRFNAVALRDPGDVDLQAIADESGMDLYTKAGAYDGSPGFAAESATMSLIRTFLVLISALVVGAFFTVWTVQRTHQIGLLKALGASTSYVVRDALGQLAIIITTATALGMAVAVAAGSLIGGEVPFRLEAGSLISSAVLLIVAGMLGSLVALRRITRVDPAIALTSQP
- a CDS encoding sensor histidine kinase is translated as MLRVVQHVLFTAMVALGLLRSAFDTGVTAGEATMGAALLGWYWAGWAAARRWRRPSPRTWLATVSGLCLAAVWVSPDFAWVSFAVFVAFATTLAPGPAVAAIVAMAAGTGAILVGRWPDDGHWAAQIVGPLVGAAAAGALVAVGRVAASETAERQQLLDELLATRDDLARANLAAGAREERERLTGEIHDTLAQGFTSVVMAARRARRALEDDKAAAAVAEVDHIEELGHAGIEAARRLMGAMAPVELDDRTLRSALALLTVPDPRSGSPVIDIRFDGDDEPLPVEIEGALLRIAQEALTNARRHAQAHRVVVTLTCQPSTVSLDIVDDGAGFDADAVAGRGFGLSSMRARAQQLGGTLHVDAEPGRGSTINATIPLPHGSGTR
- a CDS encoding response regulator transcription factor, encoding MIRIVVVDDHPVVRAGLRTVLDAADDIDVVGEAHDHDTAVSTITELEPDVVVLDVHLGAGPSGLDVLREVQRSQARPRVLVVTVFDNDIDIDAAIEGGAAGYVLKDAPEVDLISAVRAVAAGHQPLDPRVAARVVTRSVRNPDVPSPRELEVLAAVADGLDNATIARDLYISQATVKTHLASVFAKLGVVSRTGAVAEARRRGHLR
- a CDS encoding TetR/AcrR family transcriptional regulator C-terminal domain-containing protein, with amino-acid sequence MNATHPIAAPARRGRPPKVGRDQIVDAAARAGLDSFTMQGLAEDLGVSPATLYSHVAGRDEVIGLVESRLDHAIRGFATEATEWRGWLTDFAGLVRREFGSSASTLLTANRDEASMRIDVGEPGLRLLMAAGFSSVEAAYAVWLVVRVAVTSSSGAEASFSRFLEPTAELVDAAADADTFAALRQVHDDLTTSDVQDTFAFDLEVVLDGIAARLERAATGD
- a CDS encoding NADH:flavin oxidoreductase, giving the protein MDTSTRAPAADAFAPARLGPLTLRNRIIKAATFEGVMPRGAVTDELIDFHTAVARGGAALSTVAYCAVSMGGRVSSDTMVMTESLIGDLQRLTSAVHAEGALVSAQLGHAGLVAQSQSRRHPSLAPSGRFSAPAMGWVKGATRRDLDEVVADFERAARVAIDAGFDALELHLAHNYLLSSFFSPNLNRRRDELGGSIENRATFPRRVVDAVRRVADGKVAVLAKFNMADGVERGLWLDESLQFAQLLEQDGALDALELTGGSSLLNGMYYFRGDVPLRDFAAAQGPIVGLGVRAFGRRILPELPFEEAFFLPLARQFRRELDMPLILLGGINERATIDGALAEGFEFVAMARALLREPDLVNRMATSANAVGLCVHCNKCMPTIYAGTRCVLATDANREESAR
- a CDS encoding SDR family NAD(P)-dependent oxidoreductase is translated as MRRLSGRVAVVTGAGSGIGRATAIALAERGCAIAAIDVRPDGAEETAEQVRSLGARASVHLADVRDPKRMDELPTEVEGSLGPCQILVNNAGVTAAGAFTDETLDDLRWIVDINVWGVVHGCRPFLPMLQQANEAHIVNMSSMVGLLGLPHNVSYSLTKGAVRAFSEALRGELVTTQVGVTVVFPGAIHTNITAGARGGQAARLAEMGQSRLAPYVLRPPSAVARRIVSAIERDRARVVVGPDAHVVSALARVLPGRSGLVGRLTNRLDR
- a CDS encoding family 1 glycosylhydrolase; the encoded protein is MDFPAFAVACGEEGSDPLVLHEGQVVRVDQYRASGHLEHLDSDLADVAGLGVEVWRYGMPWRETETAPGVFDWTLWDRALEGCRRHGLDPVIDLCHFGLPDHYGGFCDDRWVDGFARYVEAFLARYAEPRWFTPVNEPGITAMFSALLGMWNDRRVTADDYFVALGNVVLANLEALARIRADRDGWWIGSEGFGCELSDPDDEAGVRAATGARDLQQAVWDLHLGVAPGGIAARLTDVVADSVQSRIEALVGVVPPDRIIAGHDIYPVSVTAHGTRAERPLSIADRVGAYDAEASAWYERYRVPFWVSETSNLGLPVDQASEWLAALTASLDTLAARGLPVRGVCWYSRGDQYDWNTALTVPIGSVTEVGLFDAQRNPRRVAQHYATLAGRHPRNERAKQH